A genomic window from Mesosutterella faecium includes:
- a CDS encoding 2Fe-2S iron-sulfur cluster-binding protein, with protein MTYTIRIKGSDVSFPAEPGERILKAAERAGIELPHACGSGFCGACSAKVASGSFLAYAPGSSEGHPASGLNILCCSSSALSDAEIEIAWKRLVAAADMKVESCERLAPDVIRVVLRPCGAPVVFTPGQFVDIVQGEERRSYSIACDTVAGVIELHIRHVKGGRFTDRFFGVTASPLKAGDTLKVTAPSGEFRLHKRTDHDLVFLMTGTGFAPAKAMIENYIRLPAAKPHQVYLYWGGRTKADLYMDELCRRWEREHDWFHYCPVLSREADWDGRRGHVQEAFLADHPDASGFDAYMCGSGRLVADATAALKAAGITPDRIYSDAFTAG; from the coding sequence ATGACATACACAATCAGGATCAAGGGTTCGGATGTTTCCTTCCCGGCCGAGCCGGGAGAAAGAATTCTCAAGGCGGCCGAAAGGGCCGGCATCGAGCTGCCGCACGCCTGCGGCAGCGGCTTCTGCGGAGCCTGCAGCGCCAAGGTGGCCTCCGGGTCGTTTCTCGCCTACGCCCCGGGCTCGAGCGAAGGGCACCCGGCCTCCGGCCTGAACATTCTCTGCTGCTCGTCCTCGGCGCTGAGCGATGCCGAGATCGAGATCGCCTGGAAGCGGCTGGTCGCCGCGGCCGACATGAAGGTGGAGAGCTGCGAGCGGCTCGCTCCCGACGTGATCCGCGTCGTGCTGCGCCCCTGCGGCGCCCCCGTCGTGTTCACGCCGGGGCAGTTTGTGGACATCGTGCAGGGCGAGGAGCGCCGCAGCTACTCGATCGCCTGCGACACCGTCGCGGGCGTGATCGAGCTGCACATCCGCCACGTGAAGGGAGGGCGCTTCACCGACCGGTTCTTCGGCGTCACGGCCAGCCCCCTCAAGGCGGGCGACACGCTTAAGGTCACGGCCCCCTCGGGCGAATTCCGGCTGCACAAGAGAACCGACCACGACCTGGTCTTCCTCATGACGGGCACGGGCTTTGCGCCGGCCAAGGCGATGATCGAGAACTACATCCGGCTGCCCGCCGCGAAGCCCCACCAGGTCTACCTCTACTGGGGCGGCCGCACGAAGGCCGACCTCTACATGGACGAGCTCTGCCGCCGCTGGGAGCGCGAGCACGACTGGTTCCACTACTGCCCCGTGCTCAGCCGCGAGGCGGACTGGGACGGGCGGCGCGGCCACGTCCAGGAGGCTTTCCTCGCGGACCATCCCGACGCCTCGGGGTTCGACGCCTACATGTGCGGCAGCGGCAGGCTTGTGGCTGACGCCACGGCTGCTCTCAAGGCGGCCGGGATCACCCCGGACCGCATCTACAGCGACGCCTTCACGGCGGGCTGA
- a CDS encoding HAD family hydrolase, with amino-acid sequence MPSSSTNCRCVLFDMDGTLVDSVRDLAASVNVLRRAKGLEALPPEKYRAAASEGSVALLRAGLGVTPASPGYEQLRQAFFEDYERRCAAAPSLFPGIAELLGALERTGIAWGVVTNKPEPFARKIVRALKAFEHCGCVVGARPGLPPKPAPDGVLLALSGLGAEPAQSALCGDDPRDLLAARRAGAAPVFASWGYYDGGRAAVEALAPLAVLRDPADLLKVLSKI; translated from the coding sequence ATGCCCTCTTCTTCGACAAACTGCCGGTGCGTCCTGTTCGACATGGACGGCACCCTCGTGGATTCCGTCCGCGATCTTGCGGCGTCCGTCAACGTCCTGCGCCGTGCGAAAGGCCTTGAGGCCCTGCCGCCCGAAAAGTACCGGGCGGCGGCCTCGGAGGGGTCTGTCGCGCTGTTGCGCGCGGGGCTCGGAGTCACGCCCGCATCGCCCGGCTACGAACAGCTGCGCCAGGCCTTCTTCGAAGACTACGAGCGCAGGTGCGCCGCAGCGCCCAGCCTCTTTCCCGGCATTGCGGAGCTCCTCGGGGCGCTCGAGCGCACGGGGATTGCCTGGGGCGTGGTCACGAACAAGCCCGAGCCTTTCGCGCGCAAGATCGTCCGGGCGCTCAAGGCCTTTGAGCACTGCGGCTGCGTGGTGGGCGCCCGACCGGGGCTTCCTCCAAAGCCCGCCCCGGACGGAGTCCTGCTGGCTCTGAGCGGGCTCGGGGCAGAGCCCGCTCAGAGCGCGCTTTGCGGCGACGACCCCCGAGACCTCCTGGCGGCCCGCCGGGCGGGCGCGGCGCCTGTGTTCGCCTCCTGGGGCTACTACGACGGCGGCCGCGCCGCAGTCGAGGCGCTCGCCCCCCTCGCGGTGCTCAGGGACCCGGCCGACCTCCTTAAAGTTTTATCCAAGATTTGA
- a CDS encoding DUF748 domain-containing protein, translating to MRLNRVSKVAIGVAAAYGIYSALGWWALPSGLKWAASGPVSNLLGRQLSIGEVRFNPWTVELTARDIRLSGRSEADKPVTIGSLYANVAALSSITRFGVVLDALSVDHLSGALSVDENGVTNFQDVIDSIHKRFPPQPEKPGEEPFRFSLNNVRLSNSDFRISIPSHGVDEQITEINLGIPFIGSIGSDRNINVLPELRLKANGSAFEAHGRSLPFKDTRATQMHFDLKDYSLPHLARMLPLNAAVSGGSVTAAADVTFAQGTAKTPGTILIDFSAEAKDFAMALKGAPAANSIAFSSLKVDSAEIDLINRRAEVKSVSLESPTVRMQRLADGSLAWSGLIKTASAKAGEKPEEAAAAGSAQAPEAEKKKDGSEFAWVVRSAALEGGRFLLEDQAAHGARIDAESLTAAATNITMKEGETTPFEVSARLLGGSLRANGGIELGALRGKAAVDAQRLALGKLSGYAQSAGWSLDGQATLKTNLDFDLSSEPLSVHAQGDLGLKKAALAQNGGSSLDIRLESARAGQFDAAYKKDLSLKFAKLDLGDGHFALPESGFSVDTSAAARSLELGWAAESGRLDLNARSLALTTPELKAGTFEGRLEKLNAESLRVGWDGKTENAAVSGMKLSAEGTSLKAGSFSGTARGSDAQNLSVLWKGKARTLGVNAKAASVSGGAFSASPVQGGTDRIGLEGLRIAVDTNPNGAVDVGVERVSSQPSHIEVAGDTPVKASLSSLTVSGSAFRLADRITFSAPDISADGVKSTVDLFDFNAEHAALRGAAFEKAAETSFRLDSADLAKAQAISPVNAARVSTLSDTLAVRKFDWQSGTAGHLTLESAAARSSAFQIEGGGARFGRVALASVTGVNAPASGTVNIGRIAIEKPRYSISRDAKGNLDIDPLLGKRGSAEKAKKTREEIKKKVAAEEKRVGRQPNQPVRVGEFSIRDGGFAFIDKVVRPAGQFRFGSLNVSVKPVVYGGDNTPSTLTASALINGSSKLSITGSGSPFVDKGKLTAKGTLTAVSMPFFTPYSVHYVSYPIQKGNLSVKSDITMTDKTKIKADNHVVIEQLGWGPYIPNETSISLPVTLATSLLTDGKGNIDFELPISGDLADPQFSLSDLVLTGLKNLIIKVVASPVNLLASLANFSTSSSSKPVLVPFLSGQSRLTADQQSTVTQIVKALKEHPEAKLEITPLINQSGDSEALHQRTYNGLLKVAQSTMPEKERSREAAVRALFSMQFPKEDPKGLSVSEMESRLYKAVAPDRSNIGQLADARCRHIARAVSEAGIKENRIFITGPEFDKKSTVGGVKLRFVR from the coding sequence ATGAGGCTCAACCGGGTTTCAAAGGTTGCCATTGGCGTGGCGGCTGCGTACGGCATTTATTCAGCGCTGGGCTGGTGGGCGCTGCCGTCAGGCTTGAAGTGGGCGGCCTCCGGGCCTGTCTCGAATCTGCTCGGGCGCCAGCTCTCGATCGGAGAAGTCCGCTTCAACCCCTGGACCGTAGAGCTCACGGCGCGGGACATACGGCTGTCGGGCCGCTCGGAGGCCGACAAGCCGGTCACCATCGGCAGCCTCTACGCCAACGTGGCCGCCCTGTCCTCCATCACCCGCTTCGGAGTCGTGCTCGACGCCCTGTCGGTCGACCATCTGAGCGGCGCGCTGAGCGTGGACGAAAACGGCGTCACGAACTTCCAGGACGTGATCGACAGCATTCACAAGCGCTTTCCGCCCCAGCCCGAAAAGCCCGGCGAGGAGCCTTTCCGATTCAGCCTCAACAACGTGAGGCTTTCGAATTCGGACTTCCGCATCTCGATCCCGTCCCACGGGGTCGATGAGCAGATCACGGAGATCAACCTTGGCATTCCCTTCATCGGCTCGATCGGCTCGGACCGCAACATCAACGTCCTGCCCGAGCTCAGGCTGAAGGCGAACGGCTCGGCCTTTGAGGCGCACGGCCGCTCGCTGCCCTTCAAGGACACCCGCGCCACGCAGATGCATTTCGACCTGAAGGACTACAGCCTGCCGCACCTCGCGCGCATGCTGCCGCTCAACGCAGCCGTAAGCGGCGGCTCCGTCACGGCGGCGGCCGACGTCACCTTCGCGCAGGGCACGGCCAAAACCCCGGGCACGATCCTGATCGACTTCAGCGCCGAGGCGAAGGACTTCGCCATGGCCCTGAAAGGCGCGCCGGCGGCCAACTCGATCGCCTTCAGCTCGCTTAAGGTCGACTCGGCCGAGATCGACCTCATCAACCGCAGGGCCGAGGTGAAGTCCGTGAGCCTCGAGTCGCCCACCGTGCGGATGCAGCGGCTCGCCGACGGTTCGCTCGCCTGGAGCGGCCTCATCAAAACCGCTTCCGCGAAGGCCGGAGAAAAGCCCGAGGAAGCGGCCGCCGCCGGATCCGCGCAAGCCCCTGAGGCTGAAAAGAAGAAGGACGGCTCGGAATTCGCCTGGGTTGTCCGCAGCGCGGCGCTCGAAGGCGGACGCTTCCTGCTGGAAGACCAGGCCGCGCACGGCGCCCGCATCGACGCGGAAAGCCTCACGGCCGCCGCCACCAACATCACGATGAAGGAGGGCGAAACAACGCCTTTCGAGGTTTCGGCCAGGCTGCTGGGCGGATCGCTCCGGGCCAACGGCGGCATCGAGCTCGGGGCGCTGCGCGGCAAAGCCGCCGTCGACGCCCAGCGGCTCGCCCTGGGGAAACTGTCGGGCTATGCGCAGAGCGCAGGCTGGAGCCTGGACGGGCAGGCCACCCTCAAGACGAACCTCGACTTCGATCTGAGCTCCGAACCGCTTTCGGTGCACGCTCAGGGCGACCTCGGCCTGAAGAAGGCCGCCCTCGCGCAAAACGGAGGCTCCTCCCTCGACATCCGCCTCGAATCGGCCCGGGCCGGGCAGTTTGACGCCGCCTATAAAAAAGACCTCAGCCTGAAATTCGCGAAGCTCGACCTGGGAGACGGGCACTTCGCGCTGCCCGAAAGCGGCTTTTCGGTCGACACTTCGGCCGCAGCCCGCAGCCTGGAGCTCGGCTGGGCCGCGGAGTCCGGCCGGCTTGATCTCAACGCGCGCTCGCTTGCCCTCACCACGCCGGAGCTGAAGGCCGGCACCTTTGAGGGCAGGCTCGAGAAGCTCAATGCGGAGAGCCTGCGCGTAGGCTGGGACGGAAAGACGGAAAACGCCGCCGTCTCCGGAATGAAGCTCTCCGCGGAGGGCACTTCGCTCAAGGCCGGCTCCTTCAGCGGCACGGCGCGCGGCAGCGACGCCCAGAACCTGTCGGTCCTCTGGAAGGGAAAGGCCAGGACGCTCGGCGTCAACGCGAAGGCGGCCTCCGTCTCTGGCGGCGCCTTCAGCGCCTCGCCCGTGCAGGGAGGAACCGACCGGATCGGGCTTGAGGGCCTGCGCATCGCGGTCGACACGAATCCGAACGGCGCGGTCGACGTCGGGGTGGAGCGCGTGAGCTCCCAGCCCTCGCACATCGAGGTGGCCGGAGACACGCCGGTCAAGGCGAGCCTGAGCTCGCTCACCGTCTCGGGCAGCGCCTTCAGGCTCGCCGACCGGATCACCTTCTCCGCGCCCGACATCAGCGCCGACGGGGTGAAGTCCACGGTCGATCTGTTTGACTTCAACGCCGAGCATGCGGCGCTGCGCGGCGCGGCCTTCGAAAAGGCCGCGGAGACTTCCTTCAGGCTTGACAGCGCCGACCTCGCCAAGGCCCAGGCGATTTCGCCTGTGAACGCCGCCCGCGTCTCCACGCTCTCCGACACGCTGGCCGTGCGGAAGTTCGACTGGCAGAGCGGGACGGCGGGCCACCTTACGCTGGAGTCGGCCGCGGCCCGCTCGAGCGCCTTCCAGATCGAGGGCGGCGGCGCCCGGTTCGGGCGCGTGGCCCTCGCCTCGGTCACGGGGGTCAACGCGCCGGCCAGCGGCACCGTGAACATCGGCCGCATCGCCATTGAAAAGCCCCGCTACAGCATCTCGCGCGACGCCAAGGGCAACCTCGACATCGATCCGCTTCTGGGCAAGAGGGGATCGGCCGAAAAGGCGAAGAAGACCCGGGAGGAAATCAAGAAGAAGGTCGCAGCCGAGGAAAAGCGCGTCGGCCGCCAGCCCAACCAGCCGGTGCGGGTGGGCGAGTTCTCCATCAGGGACGGGGGCTTCGCCTTCATCGACAAGGTCGTGCGGCCGGCCGGGCAGTTCCGCTTCGGCAGCCTCAACGTGAGCGTGAAGCCCGTGGTCTACGGGGGCGACAACACGCCCTCCACCCTCACCGCGAGCGCCCTCATCAACGGCTCCTCAAAGCTGAGCATCACCGGCAGCGGCTCGCCCTTCGTCGACAAGGGCAAGCTCACCGCCAAGGGCACCCTCACGGCGGTTTCCATGCCGTTTTTCACGCCCTACAGCGTCCACTACGTCTCCTACCCGATCCAGAAAGGCAACCTCAGCGTGAAAAGCGACATCACGATGACCGACAAGACGAAGATCAAGGCGGACAACCACGTCGTGATCGAGCAGCTCGGCTGGGGCCCGTACATCCCCAACGAGACCTCCATCAGCCTGCCGGTCACCCTGGCCACCTCGCTGCTCACCGACGGCAAGGGCAACATCGACTTCGAGCTGCCGATTTCAGGCGACCTCGCCGACCCGCAGTTCTCGCTGAGCGATCTCGTGCTCACGGGACTGAAGAACCTGATCATCAAGGTGGTCGCCTCGCCGGTGAACCTGCTCGCCTCGCTTGCGAACTTCAGCACGAGCTCGTCTTCCAAGCCCGTCCTGGTGCCGTTCCTGTCGGGCCAGAGCAGGCTCACGGCCGACCAGCAGAGCACGGTCACCCAGATCGTGAAGGCCCTGAAGGAGCATCCTGAGGCGAAGCTCGAGATCACGCCGCTCATCAACCAGAGCGGCGACAGCGAGGCGCTTCACCAGAGAACCTACAACGGGCTGCTGAAGGTCGCCCAGTCGACCATGCCTGAAAAAGAGCGCAGCCGCGAGGCTGCCGTGCGGGCGCTTTTCTCGATGCAGTTCCCGAAAGAGGATCCGAAGGGGCTGTCGGTGTCCGAGATGGAAAGCAGGCTCTACAAGGCAGTCGCCCCCGACCGCTCGAACATCGGGCAGCTCGCCGATGCGCGCTGCCGGCACATCGCCCGCGCCGTCTCGGAGGCCGGGATCAAGGAGAACCGGATCTTCATCACCGGGCCCGAGTTCGACAAGAAGTCGACGGTGGGCGGCGTGAAGCTGCGCTTCGTGCGCTGA
- a CDS encoding OmpA family protein — protein MNTSAKIGGLLAAVMLAASGSVMAAETANPYVISSDGKVVMDPYGLCWRTGYWTPALAEAQGLKGFGCQCDKEILSKAACTAPAPKAAPAPKAAPAPAPAPAPAPAAAPKREKVTLSADTLFDFDKATLKPAGKAKLDELVSRLAGVDLEVVNSTGYTDRLGKASYNQKLSERRAEAVKGYLVSKGVSANVIKTAGKGEADPVVNCPNPSKKGKIKNFKQLVKCLQPNRRAVIEVVGTREAK, from the coding sequence ATGAACACTTCCGCGAAGATTGGTGGTCTGCTGGCTGCCGTCATGCTCGCCGCTTCTGGTTCTGTCATGGCTGCTGAAACGGCAAATCCTTATGTCATTTCCAGCGACGGCAAGGTTGTGATGGATCCGTACGGCCTTTGCTGGCGCACCGGCTACTGGACCCCGGCTCTCGCCGAAGCCCAGGGCCTTAAGGGCTTTGGCTGCCAGTGCGACAAGGAAATCCTGAGCAAGGCTGCCTGCACCGCTCCGGCTCCGAAGGCTGCTCCGGCTCCGAAGGCTGCTCCCGCCCCGGCTCCTGCTCCCGCCCCGGCTCCTGCCGCCGCCCCGAAGCGTGAAAAGGTCACCCTCTCCGCCGACACCCTGTTCGACTTCGACAAGGCCACTCTGAAGCCCGCCGGAAAGGCGAAGCTCGATGAGCTGGTCTCCCGCCTCGCCGGCGTGGATCTCGAAGTGGTCAACTCCACCGGCTACACTGACCGCCTCGGCAAGGCCTCCTACAACCAGAAGCTGTCCGAGCGCCGCGCTGAAGCCGTGAAGGGCTACCTGGTCAGCAAGGGCGTGAGCGCCAACGTGATCAAGACCGCCGGCAAGGGCGAGGCGGATCCGGTTGTGAACTGCCCGAACCCCTCCAAGAAGGGCAAGATCAAGAACTTCAAGCAGCTCGTCAAGTGCCTGCAGCCGAACCGCCGTGCTGTGATCGAAGTGGTCGGCACCCGCGAGGCCAAGTAA
- a CDS encoding valine--tRNA ligase yields the protein MTSANTSELAKSFEPADIEARWYPEWERRGYFRAGLEAGRPAFSIQLPPPNITGILHMGHAFNQTVMDTLTRYHRMAGYNTMWLPGTDHAGISAQIVVERQLEKQGINPKSLTREQFVAKVLEWKKFSGGTILKQMRRLGDSVDWQRTYFTMDEKLSRVVRETFVRLYREGLIYKGTRLVNWDPKLQSAVSDVEVEPEEEDGFLWEIRYPAADGGRDVVVATTRPETLFGDEAIAVHPEDERYKDLVGHKVHLPLCGRDIPVIADAYVDREFGSGCVKITPAHDFNDFEVGRRHGLRCLSILTKDAKINENAPAKYVGMDRYEARRAVLADLKAQGLLLGEKKIRHMVPRVPRTGEIVEPMLSEQWYMAMSKPAGEHSTHPGKSLAQIGLEAVESGEVNIFPEQWRSVYRHWLTNIQDWCLSRQLLWGHQIPAWYDENGHCYVAASLEEAQRQAGEGVALRQDPDVLDTWFSSAMVPFSTLGWPDPQGDDKKAYELYLPSTVLVTGYDIIFFWVARMVMMTKHFTGRVPFRNVYMHGLVRDADGHKMSKSEGNTIDPLDLIQGIDLEGLIKKNTMGLRRPEKAPQVIAKLKKNFPNGMQAYGADALRFTMAAYATLGQNVNFDVKRCEGYRNFCNKLWNATRYVLMNVEGRDCGLQGGEMKPGFIDRWIEGELSRTIRTVIKSYEGYRLDLAANAIYSFVWDEFCDWYLEAAKVRLTSGSEAEQRATRNTLARVLEATLRLAHPIIPFITEELWQKVSVAAGRRAPGETASVMVAPYPKPEDFAECPQADRRMAVTKKMVEAVRALRSQMLLAPSKRVPLAIQGPGDEAREIAPYLKGLARLESVELVDSIDSINPGSIAPVSIVEDWHLMLVIKIDVAAERDRLAKEIARLEGEVRKCRAKLGNERFVSKAPAAIVQQEKTRLEDFSKALEKNREQLSKLPAA from the coding sequence ATGACATCTGCTAACACCTCTGAACTCGCCAAGAGCTTCGAGCCCGCCGACATCGAGGCCCGCTGGTACCCGGAATGGGAAAGGCGCGGCTACTTCCGCGCGGGCCTTGAAGCCGGCCGCCCGGCCTTCTCCATCCAGCTGCCCCCGCCCAACATCACGGGCATCCTGCACATGGGACACGCCTTCAACCAGACCGTCATGGACACGCTCACCCGCTATCACCGCATGGCGGGCTACAACACGATGTGGCTGCCGGGCACGGACCACGCGGGCATTTCCGCCCAGATCGTGGTCGAGCGCCAGCTCGAGAAGCAGGGCATCAACCCGAAGTCGCTCACCCGCGAGCAGTTCGTCGCCAAGGTGCTCGAATGGAAGAAGTTCTCCGGCGGCACCATCCTCAAGCAGATGCGCCGCCTCGGCGACTCGGTCGACTGGCAGCGCACCTACTTCACGATGGACGAGAAGCTCTCGCGGGTCGTGCGGGAGACGTTCGTGCGCCTGTACCGCGAGGGCCTGATCTACAAGGGCACCCGGCTGGTGAACTGGGACCCGAAGCTGCAGAGCGCGGTCTCCGACGTCGAGGTGGAGCCCGAGGAGGAGGACGGCTTCCTCTGGGAGATCCGCTACCCGGCCGCTGACGGCGGACGCGACGTCGTCGTTGCGACGACGCGCCCTGAGACGCTTTTTGGCGACGAGGCGATCGCGGTGCACCCCGAAGACGAGCGCTACAAGGATCTCGTCGGGCACAAAGTCCATCTGCCGCTGTGCGGCCGCGACATCCCGGTGATCGCCGACGCCTACGTCGACCGCGAATTCGGCTCGGGCTGCGTGAAGATCACGCCGGCCCACGACTTCAACGACTTCGAGGTCGGACGCCGCCACGGCCTGCGCTGCCTGTCGATCCTCACCAAGGACGCGAAGATCAACGAAAACGCCCCGGCCAAATACGTGGGCATGGACCGCTACGAGGCCCGCAGGGCGGTGCTCGCGGACCTGAAGGCGCAGGGGCTGCTGCTGGGCGAGAAGAAGATCCGCCACATGGTGCCGCGCGTTCCGCGCACCGGCGAAATCGTCGAGCCGATGCTCTCCGAGCAGTGGTACATGGCCATGAGCAAGCCCGCGGGCGAGCACTCCACCCATCCCGGCAAGAGCCTCGCGCAGATCGGACTGGAGGCGGTGGAATCCGGCGAGGTGAACATTTTCCCCGAGCAGTGGAGGAGCGTCTACCGCCACTGGCTCACCAACATCCAGGACTGGTGCCTGTCCCGGCAGCTGCTCTGGGGCCACCAGATCCCGGCCTGGTACGACGAGAACGGGCACTGCTACGTCGCCGCCTCGCTCGAGGAGGCCCAGCGGCAGGCCGGCGAAGGCGTCGCGCTGCGCCAGGACCCCGACGTCCTCGACACCTGGTTCTCTTCGGCCATGGTGCCGTTTTCCACCCTGGGCTGGCCCGACCCCCAGGGAGACGACAAGAAGGCCTACGAGCTTTACCTGCCCTCGACGGTGCTCGTGACGGGCTACGACATCATCTTCTTCTGGGTCGCCCGCATGGTGATGATGACCAAGCACTTCACGGGGCGCGTGCCGTTCAGGAACGTCTACATGCACGGGCTCGTGCGCGACGCCGACGGCCACAAGATGAGCAAGAGCGAGGGCAACACGATCGACCCGCTCGACCTGATCCAGGGCATCGACCTCGAGGGCCTCATCAAGAAGAACACGATGGGGCTGCGGCGCCCGGAGAAGGCGCCCCAGGTGATCGCCAAGCTGAAGAAGAACTTCCCGAACGGCATGCAGGCCTACGGGGCGGACGCCCTGCGCTTCACGATGGCGGCCTACGCGACGCTCGGCCAGAACGTCAATTTCGACGTGAAGCGCTGCGAGGGCTACCGCAACTTCTGCAACAAGCTGTGGAACGCCACCCGCTACGTGCTGATGAACGTCGAGGGCCGGGACTGCGGCCTGCAGGGCGGGGAGATGAAGCCCGGCTTCATCGACCGCTGGATCGAGGGCGAGCTCTCGCGCACGATCCGCACGGTGATCAAGTCCTATGAGGGCTACCGCCTCGATCTCGCCGCAAACGCCATCTACTCCTTCGTCTGGGACGAGTTCTGCGACTGGTACCTCGAAGCGGCCAAGGTGCGGCTCACCTCCGGCAGCGAGGCCGAGCAGCGCGCCACCCGCAACACGCTCGCGCGGGTGCTCGAGGCGACGCTGAGGCTCGCCCACCCGATCATCCCCTTCATCACCGAGGAGCTCTGGCAGAAGGTCTCCGTCGCGGCCGGACGCCGGGCGCCCGGCGAGACGGCCTCCGTGATGGTGGCCCCGTACCCGAAGCCCGAAGACTTCGCGGAGTGCCCGCAGGCCGACCGCCGCATGGCCGTCACGAAGAAGATGGTGGAGGCCGTGCGCGCGCTGCGCAGCCAGATGCTGCTCGCGCCCTCGAAGCGCGTGCCGCTTGCGATCCAGGGTCCCGGCGACGAGGCCCGCGAGATCGCCCCGTACCTGAAGGGCCTCGCGCGGCTCGAGTCGGTGGAGCTCGTCGACAGCATCGACAGCATCAACCCGGGCTCGATCGCCCCGGTCTCCATCGTCGAGGACTGGCACCTGATGCTCGTGATCAAAATCGACGTGGCCGCCGAGCGCGACAGGCTCGCGAAGGAAATCGCGCGGCTTGAGGGCGAAGTGCGCAAATGCCGCGCGAAGCTCGGCAACGAGCGCTTCGTCTCGAAGGCCCCCGCCGCGATTGTGCAGCAGGAGAAGACCCGGCTCGAGGACTTCTCCAAGGCGCTCGAGAAAAACCGCGAGCAGCTCTCGAAGCTCCCCGCGGCCTGA
- a CDS encoding TRZ/ATZ family hydrolase produces MQVEKLLKPTWMIPVVPEGVVLKNHVLAVSEGRIAAIAPASEAGQFEARETVELPGEVLLPGLVNLHSHAAMNLLRGLGPDLCLQDWLQKKIWPAEGRCMGPEFVYEGSRLAGEEMVQSGVTCTNDHYFFPADAARGLTEAGMRCAVSAFLIGFPSAWAKTDDEYLKKAEEVIQQFRGSPRVHVTVAPHAPYTVGDEAMRALAGLSERYGLPVHIHVHETAAEIRESMEKYGCRPIERLRRLGIVSSRLISVHSVHLNDEDIGTLAQAGASVCHCPSSNLKLASGFAPVDRIMKAGINLGIGTDGVASNDKLDMLAETRLAAMLAKATAGDPTAAPVHKMLYAATMGGAKALGWDKEIGSLEVSKNADVFSVLLEEITSVPVLEPATQLLYSAGRENITHVWIDGRLVVEKQQTIRSLSGMSRSRALSIAHKWQNMVEP; encoded by the coding sequence ATGCAGGTTGAAAAACTCCTGAAGCCCACCTGGATGATTCCCGTCGTCCCCGAGGGGGTCGTGCTCAAAAACCATGTGCTTGCCGTGAGCGAAGGACGGATCGCGGCGATCGCCCCCGCCTCCGAGGCCGGGCAGTTCGAGGCCCGCGAGACCGTGGAGCTGCCCGGGGAGGTGCTGCTGCCGGGCCTGGTCAACCTGCACTCGCACGCGGCGATGAACCTGCTGCGCGGGCTCGGCCCCGACCTGTGCCTCCAGGACTGGCTGCAGAAGAAGATCTGGCCCGCCGAAGGGCGCTGCATGGGGCCGGAGTTCGTCTACGAGGGCAGCCGGCTCGCCGGCGAGGAAATGGTCCAGTCGGGCGTCACCTGCACCAACGACCATTACTTCTTCCCGGCCGACGCCGCGCGGGGCCTCACGGAGGCCGGGATGCGCTGCGCGGTCTCGGCCTTCCTGATCGGCTTCCCGTCGGCCTGGGCGAAGACCGATGACGAATACCTGAAAAAAGCCGAGGAAGTGATCCAGCAGTTCCGGGGCAGCCCCCGCGTGCACGTGACGGTGGCCCCCCACGCCCCCTACACGGTGGGCGACGAGGCCATGCGGGCGCTGGCCGGCCTGTCGGAGCGCTACGGGCTGCCGGTGCACATTCACGTCCACGAGACGGCCGCCGAGATCCGCGAATCGATGGAGAAGTACGGCTGCCGCCCGATCGAAAGGCTGCGGCGGCTCGGCATCGTGAGCAGCCGCCTCATCTCCGTGCATTCGGTGCACCTGAACGACGAGGACATCGGCACCCTCGCGCAGGCCGGCGCCTCGGTGTGCCACTGCCCGAGTTCCAACCTGAAGCTCGCAAGCGGCTTCGCCCCGGTCGACCGCATCATGAAGGCCGGCATCAACCTGGGCATCGGCACCGACGGCGTGGCGAGCAACGACAAGCTCGACATGCTCGCGGAGACCCGGCTCGCGGCCATGCTCGCCAAGGCCACGGCGGGCGACCCGACCGCCGCCCCGGTCCACAAGATGTTGTATGCGGCCACGATGGGCGGAGCGAAGGCGCTCGGCTGGGACAAGGAGATCGGCTCCCTCGAAGTTAGTAAAAATGCTGATGTTTTCAGCGTTCTTCTTGAGGAAATTACCAGTGTCCCGGTACTTGAACCGGCCACGCAGTTGCTTTACAGTGCCGGTAGGGAAAATATTACCCATGTGTGGATAGATGGCCGGCTGGTTGTCGAAAAACAGCAAACCATCCGTTCCCTCTCGGGGATGTCCCGTAGTCGAGCACTCTCCATTGCCCATAAGTGGCAAAATATGGTAGAGCCATAG